The following coding sequences are from one Deltaproteobacteria bacterium window:
- a CDS encoding HAMP domain-containing histidine kinase, with translation SRIVAQSFQGEPPDTGGFDKRETGTGSSGLLMDHRMRRGVRAYVTVPLDTATGQSVLLHALFSERERARSRVAFGLGLAIIGLIVALLVIPVSRLITKPVNRLRSSALRIADGDLDHRVDLRSRDEIGELGQAFNHMADKLWGLIQSGKKLTAHVSHELRSPLARIRVAEELIRDKIEQQAYDSCEPYLDSIREEIGELDRLIGRILELSKLDLEDDRRARQRLDLTAILKEVLSRFAPAFRQKSLRIASDLPQSASIFGQRDDLLSAFSNLFDNAAKFTPEEGDFNVKIQVETAGIHITLTNTSEALPEEELTRIFDPFYRIVESDIPGSGLGLSITRRIIEKHGGRIQAFNSAEGFKIEIILPLGGGAPG, from the coding sequence CGAGCCGGATCGTAGCACAATCCTTTCAAGGCGAGCCGCCCGATACGGGCGGGTTCGACAAGCGGGAGACCGGAACGGGGTCGAGCGGGCTGTTGATGGATCACCGAATGCGCAGGGGAGTGCGGGCGTACGTCACCGTCCCTCTCGACACCGCCACGGGGCAGAGCGTTTTGCTCCACGCCTTGTTTTCCGAACGAGAACGGGCGCGATCGAGAGTTGCGTTCGGCCTGGGTCTCGCTATCATCGGGCTCATCGTCGCACTGCTCGTCATACCCGTGTCACGCCTCATCACCAAGCCCGTGAACCGGCTGAGAAGCTCGGCGCTGCGCATCGCAGACGGAGACCTCGACCATCGCGTCGACCTCAGAAGCAGGGACGAAATCGGCGAATTGGGGCAGGCCTTCAACCACATGGCGGATAAGTTGTGGGGCCTGATCCAAAGCGGCAAAAAGCTCACGGCTCATGTTTCGCACGAACTGAGAAGTCCTTTGGCCAGAATCCGTGTGGCGGAAGAGCTGATTCGGGACAAGATCGAGCAGCAGGCCTACGACAGCTGCGAACCGTATTTAGACAGCATCAGGGAAGAAATCGGCGAGCTGGATCGATTGATCGGACGCATCCTCGAACTGTCCAAACTGGATCTCGAAGACGACCGGCGCGCCAGGCAACGGCTGGATCTGACAGCCATACTCAAAGAAGTGCTATCGCGCTTCGCACCGGCCTTTCGTCAAAAAAGTCTGCGAATCGCCTCGGATCTCCCGCAAAGCGCCTCGATATTCGGTCAAAGAGACGACCTTCTGTCGGCGTTTTCCAACCTCTTTGACAACGCCGCCAAATTCACGCCCGAGGAAGGTGATTTCAACGTCAAAATCCAAGTGGAAACCGCGGGTATCCATATCACTCTGACCAACACCAGCGAGGCCCTGCCCGAAGAGGAGCTGACTCGCATCTTCGATCCCTTTTATCGTATTGTCGAATCCGATATCCCAGGGTCGGGACTGGGGCTGTCCATCACCCGAAGGATCATCGAGAAGCACGGCGGCCGCATACAAGCGTTTAATTCAGCGGAAGGATTCAAGATAGAGATCATTCTACCTCTGGGGGGCGGCGCCCCGGGGTAG
- a CDS encoding HEAT repeat domain-containing protein produces the protein MQRTSAFLVFIIAGSLSLFFSPWPVPAGDLSELLSRAQDPSANLRDRLVAIDALGSSGDEGAAAPLLSILSNVSEDEGVRSFAARALARLGEPRAEILAAFENVYNDPGSGENLLYTILLHFGDMHAVESLDLLSGALASPNPMIRFKAVQALGELKGSNAVSVLTAHLDVEKDRMVRAETVQSLGRLEDPAAQEALTRTLVKDPEPLVRYNAVLSLSMFKSLSPATIEALKAALKDSSVLVRKAAERVAP, from the coding sequence ATGCAGCGTACGAGTGCGTTCCTAGTCTTCATCATAGCCGGATCCTTGAGCCTGTTCTTCTCGCCATGGCCCGTGCCGGCCGGCGATCTATCCGAACTCCTGTCCCGGGCTCAGGATCCTTCAGCGAACCTGCGAGACCGTCTGGTGGCCATCGATGCGTTGGGATCGTCCGGCGATGAGGGCGCTGCGGCGCCGTTACTGAGCATCCTGAGTAACGTCTCCGAGGACGAAGGCGTACGGTCTTTCGCTGCGAGGGCCTTGGCGCGCCTGGGCGAGCCCAGGGCCGAGATCCTGGCGGCCTTTGAAAACGTGTACAATGATCCCGGCTCGGGCGAGAATCTCTTGTACACGATCCTGCTTCACTTCGGGGACATGCATGCCGTCGAGTCCCTCGATCTGCTTTCCGGAGCGTTGGCAAGCCCGAACCCCATGATCCGGTTCAAAGCCGTACAGGCCCTCGGGGAACTGAAAGGCTCCAATGCCGTATCCGTGTTGACCGCGCACCTGGACGTGGAAAAGGATCGCATGGTGCGGGCGGAGACGGTTCAATCGTTGGGCCGGCTCGAGGATCCTGCGGCCCAGGAAGCGCTGACGCGTACCTTGGTCAAGGACCCCGAGCCTCTGGTTCGGTACAATGCGGTTCTGTCTCTGAGCATGTTCAAATCGCTGAGTCCCGCCACCATCGAGGCGCTGAAAGCGGCGCTCAAGGACTCGTCCGTCCTGGTGCGCAAGGCGGCGGAGAGGGTGGCGCCATGA